Genomic DNA from Desulfomonilaceae bacterium:
TAGTTCCATCTCCCGCCATACCGCAGACTTCAACCGTAAAGTCGACTTCGGACATCTTAGAACTCCGTCCACCAGGATGTGTTTACTTTGATGCCCCCGACGTCCAGAAGACTAGCGAGTTCAACCGCAACTTCCATTCGAGAGCCCAGCAAGTTGAGAGCCGCTGTCCCACCAAGGGACGCCGCATTCTCATAACCAATCGAGACCCAGTAATCCTTCAACACGGGATGATAAACCTGGGCGCAGTCCCCAGCCGCAAAAACGTCCGCAAACCTTGTTTTCAAATACTCATCAACCAGAACTCCGCGATCAATGTCTAGCCCGGTCTTAACCAGAAAACCCACATCTGGAACTAACCCAAAAAACGCGCCGATTACACCGGTTTGTAAGGCTTTTTTATCTGTCTCAACTTCCAGAAGATCCTCCCGCAATCTAGTCAATCGCCTTATTTTTCCACAGTGAACAATTTCTACCCCTCGTTTCTCAAGACAGTCCGTTAACTGGTTATATAGAGCTTCATCCAGAGGCGCAGGCCAGAAGGCGTCTTCGTTAAGTATGAACCGCACTCTTTTTCCCAATTTCAAAAGGGCGTTGGTAAAACTGAGTGAAGTCAAGTCACCACCAAAAATCAGAACGCTCTCTGCGCTTTCAAGTATCTGGATCCACTTTTTGGCTTCCTGAGGTGTTTTCAGAGTGAGCATAAGGTCTTCGAACAATTGGAATCGTTCAGGAATACGAGGTTTCCCTCCTGTAGCCACAATAAGTCCATCAAACGGAATCAATTCTTTGTATTCAAGCACAACATTACGTTTTGAGAAATCGACATTTACTGCCCGCTGACCAAGACGCAGGACGATGTCCCTGTCCTTGTAATAGGAATAGGGCCTGAAGTACAAATCATTTTCTTTAATTTCTCCGGCTATGAAATCAGGTAACAGATGGGGTAGGTAACTCCGAAACGGATCTTTGCTGAGCAGGGTGATTTTGCATTCAGGGGATTTTGCGCGAAGACTGTCGGCAGCGCTGTTTGCGGCCGGACCGTTTCCAATAATTACAAAACGCTGTACGCTCATACTTCTGACTCCTACACGAGAGGTCGTTCCAAAAGCTCAACCCGAGAAACGGAAATACAATCAACCGGGCAAACTCTCACGCACTCTCCACAACGGATGCACCTGGAGTTATCGATAACTATGGCGTTTACTTCAGACCATTTGGTTGTTTCGACTATATTTTTTACGGCTCCGACTTCATCCGTAGTGATTTGTTTTGCAAGCTTGATACAGTCCCGTGGCGCATTGTCTATGCAATATCTACAATAAATGCACTTTGACACATCGATTTCATAATGAAGGTAGCATAAATAGCATCGTTTAGATTCTTCATAAGCTTGTTTGGCGGAATAACCGGTTTCCACCTCTACAGTCCCGTCATCCTGTAAACGATCCTTCACTGGTAACAGTGTCGGTATTTCGGTTCTGGGAATGAAATCCCAAACTCGTTCCCTGTCAGTGATTTGCGCATCCTGAATTCTAACAGCCCATTCCTTGAATTTTTTTCCGGTCAGGTCTTCCGCGATTTTTTCCGAAGCTCTTCGTCCGTTTGCTATTGATTCAATTACGGTAGTTGGTCCTGTAAGGTAGTCGCCGGTAACGTACAGATTTGGTAATGAGGATTGAAACGTTTTACTATTGGCTAAAAGAACCCCTTTGTCAGTCTTTGCGCCAGGGCCGTTAAATGTCTCGGAAGCCTGTCCTATCGCTACTATGATTGAGTCCGCTTCCAGAATAAACTCGCTCCCGGGTATTGGTTCAACCTTCCGGCGTTCGCCTGGGGCTCTTTCTGAAGGTCGAGTTCTCAGGAACTCAATTCCCTGGACCTTTTCAGACCCAACTACACGTTTTGAGACGACCAGTGACCTTATCTTTATACCCTCCCTTTTAGCCTCCAGGATTTCATCACTTGTGACGCGAAGATCCTCTTCAAATCCGCGAATACAGATGGAAACATCTTTGGCTCCCGATCTGAGCGCAAGCCTGGAACAGTCAAAAGCTGTGAAACCCGCGCCGATCACAATAACTTTTTCTCCCACCGTCGTTTTCCGTCCCGAAGCGATATCCATCACGAATTCAAGACCAGGGTAAACCCCGTATAACTCCTCTCCAGGGACTTCCAGCTTGATCGGGCCGTAACAACCAGTAGCCACAAGAACAGCGTCAAAATCATTCAGGAGCGATTCAAACTTTATGTCTGTCCCTACTCTGACCGAAGTTTTTAGAGATACGCCTAATCGCAAAATGTTTCGGATTTCGTCGTTCAAGATATCCGGTGGTAGCCTGAAATCAGGGATTCCATACCTGAGCATTCCGCCAGGTTCTTCACAAGCTTCATAGACCAACACGTCGAACCCCATTATGGCCAGATCGTGGGCGGCCGCCATGCCTGCGGGACCGGACCCTACTATACATACTCTCTTGCCGATCGGAGCGAACCTGGGCGTCAGGTAAGCGTGACCGGCGGCCCTAAGATCTGACGCTGCCCTCTTTATGTGACAGATATTCACAGGCTGTCCTAATTCGGACTCCCCATGTCGGCATTTTAGTTCGCAAGGCCGCGAACAGATTCTGCCTAAAACGCCAGGAAATAAATTTACCATCCTGTTTATTTCATAAGACAATTCATACTTGCTCTCGTAGAGGGCGCGTATATAAGCGGGGATGTTTGTCAAGGCCGGGCAGGCCGATTGACAGGGAACATTGACACTCATGTACCTGAAATCGGCCGGATCGGTGGAATAAAGGGCGTTTGAACCCCTAGCCCCATTAGATAAGATAGGTGACACTTCAGGGGTGGCAAATCCATTTTCCATTACGAATCCCCTCTCTAACTTTTAGGTTCGAGTCAAATCTCCAGCGATTCTACCGTCACGGATGTGAATTACCCTATCAGTCAATTCGGCGACTTCTGGATCATGAGTTACCATGATAAAAGTGATTTTATGTTCTTGGTTAAGCTGTCTGAAAACGGAAATTATTTCGGCGCTCGTCTTGCTGTCCAGGTTACCGGTAGGTTCATCCGCTAAAATAATTTCAGGATCATTTACCAGCGCCCTCGCTATTGCTACCCTTTGCTGCTGTCCTCCTGACAGTTGAGTTGGCAAATGTTCCGCTCTGTCTCCCAGGCCAACCAATCGCAATGCTTGCAGAGCGCATTGGGTTCGCAACGATGATCCTGATCCACTATAAATTAAAGGCAATTCCACATTGCGCATTGCGCTGACCCGTGGGAGTAAATTAAAACCCTGAAAAACAAATCCTATTTTTCTATTCCGTAAATCCGCCTGTTGGTTTCTGTCGAGAGAGGACACGTTTTCTCCGTCAAGAAAATACCCTCCTCCAGTTGGGACATCCAGACAGCCAAGAATGTTCATCAATGTAGATTTTCCGGAACCGGATGGCCCCATGATAGACAAGAACTCGCCAGAATCTATGGATAAATTTATGTCATCTAATGCGACCAGCGAAACTGCTCCTGTTTGATATATCTTGGTCACATTTTGCATCAGAATAAGCGTCAAACTGAACTCCCGAGAGAAATCAACGGCTAATCGGCTGCAAATGCCATGAGATGAAGTGGTTTACCGACATACGGCTCACGGAATTCTACTCTCTAGCGCTAATCTTAATTTCTCTTTTAGCTCAGTCAAGTCCGAGCTTTTTACGACATAGTAATCAGCCGCTACACTCTTCAAATCAACTTTGAAACTGGAATATGCAGAATTCAGAATAACCGGTAGATTATAATGGCGTTTTCTCACCTGTTGCAACAGATCCAAACCGCTGAATTCTTTCATTTTAATGTCCATGATGACGCAGTCGGGATCCTCTTTTTCTATGACCTCTAATAGTCCGTTTCCATCAGGTAAGGTGATCACGTCGTATCCTTCATCCTGAAGTTCCATGGAATACAGCATTCTTATGCCTTCTTCATCGTCCACAATCAGAATCTTGGGCATTTATCAGGCTCCTTTACGGGAACAGAAACCATTCCTTTTTTTTGCAAGGCTTTAGTTGTAGTCAATTCAGCGTTTAACCCCATCGCTCAAGCAGGTAGGGCTTTGTTTTCTCAAATTGTAGACACTGATCCTCAATAAACTCTTCCACCTGTTGATTGTTCATGGCCTCAGTTTCAATCACAAAAGACAATGTCTTGCCATAATGTAGCGGAATCATGGATCTGATTAACTCTCCCCGGTCTATAGACGCTTGTCTGTATGCAATAGCAAAGTCGTAGATTAACTTGGCCCATAGCCCAGATGGAAATTCAAACCCCATAGCAGGGATGTCCATAACTTCCTCCAGCTTGTTGAGGTCCTCTACTTCCAGGACAGCGGAGTACAGCTCCCATTTCTGACGGGCCCCAGTAACAAATTTGTCCCATAGCTGATGTGTATCCACATTTACTGGAGGAGGAACTTCCATGTCACCAAGCCCAAAACCGAAAACAGCAGTGGGGCGGCTCCATCTGACGTCTTTCCAAAAAGAATCAAAATTGACCATCAGTTCAAACATCGTTCCGACAACATCTTCGAAAAGCATGCCCACCTGTGAGTCAATGTCCCTAAGTTTGTGTACTTTCGGTCTTCCCATGAATGATTGAATTATTGATCCATGCTTTTTTACAGCGTTTGTTGTCATCCAGACATCAATTCCAAAATGGGCTATAGCCTCATTCCAGATGTCACAATCGACAAAAGACCTAGCGACTCGTCCTGAAAACGCGACATCTCCTCCTATAGGCTGCCTAACACGACGGCCATACAGCGCCCTTGTCAGAGGATAGGCAATGCTGTTTGTAACAGTGACATCATATTTGTGGCGTATATACAAAGGCGCTACAAAATCATATTCGTCGAACAAAGGCTCTGCAAGGTTTCTAATCCACATGGGAGCGATGCTCTGAAGATCAGCGTCAATCACTAACACTGCTCTAGCTTGAAGTTCCAAGGCCTTTTGAAAAAGGTTTCTTAAATTGTTACCTTTTCCTGTAACGCCCTCTTCAGTGGAGATATAAATCTTGGGGGTTTCTGTAGCCGTACTCATAAATGATCGATGGGTATTGTCCGGGGAGTGGTTGTCGACATTTACAATTACCGCGGACTTTTCAGGATAATATTTTGTGAGACCACGATCCGCTTGCTGAGTCGGAAAGGATATTAAGTCGGCCTCATTTAGCGAAGGAATTCCTACGACGATTTCAGCGCTCCTAATTCCTTTGGGATTGTCTTCGACAAATCTCATATTAAAACCTTTTCCTTGAATTTTCGCTACTGGTGTTAGGTTAGCTGATTGTAACATAAAATGTCCCGGCATCAAATAATACGCGACAAATCAGTATTCCATGTGCTATGAACGTGGGACTGGAATCTTTTAAAAGGATTGGGAGAGAATTGGACGAACGCCGGCTGAAATCAGTAATTGAAGGGTTGATTTTCTCCAGTTCAGATAGAATAGGCATTGAAGCTATAAGGAAGGTTGTTTCCGAGGCATCTAAGGATGAGATTCAGACGGCTCTCGATGAATTGGAAAACGAGTACCTGGAGCGAAGAGGGGGATTCTGCCTGACCCGTGTCGATAATGGATATCAATTTCGAACTTTGCCGGAAATCGCTCCCTGGATTCAGGCCCTGAAGGATCTGAAACCGTGGCGTTTGAGTCGGGCCGCGTTGGAGACACTGGCCATAGTGGCCTATAACCAACCGGTAACAAAGCACAAAATAGAACAAACAAGAGGAGTGGAAAGCTCCAGTTCCATTAAGAATCTAATAGAGAGGGAGTTAATCGCCGTCATAGGTCGTGATGATATGCCGGGTCGGCCGCTGCTTTACGCGACAACAAGAATATTTCTGCAGGTCTTTGGCCTAAATGATTTGAGCTGTTTGCCACAATTGCCTGATATTGAAGAATCGGAGGAGCTTTTTGGATGAGGGCTCTGCCCGGGTGAATTTAATACCCAATCAGGCCGCTCCAAATTTTATGGCTGTTCTTTCAAGGTCACGGATTTGATCCCTTATCTCAGCCGCTTTTTCGAATTCAAGATTTTTAGCAGCCGCAAACATTTCCTTGGTAAGCCTCTTGATAGTGCTTGGAATTTCACTAACTCTAATTTCAGATCTTTGTTTTTCCGAAGAATCTACGGTGACATAGTCCTGTTCAGACAGAGATGACAATATGTCGTTGATATTCTTTCGAATGCTTTCCGGGGTTATATTGTGTTCCGCGTTGAACTCCATTTGAAGTTTTCTGCGTCGGCTAGTCTCATCAATTGTTCTCTGTATCGAGTTCGTAATAGTGTCGGCGTAAAGGATTACCAATCCGTCTATATTTCTGGCAGCCCTGCCGGCTGTTTGTATCAAGGATCGTTCAGATCTGAGGAATCCTTCTTTATCCGCGTCAAGTATGCCTACTAGAGAAACCTCCGGGATGTCGAGGCCTTCTCGTAGTAGGTTGATACCGATCAACACGTCAAACTTGCCTAATCTAAGATCGCGAATAATTTCCATTCTTTCGATTGTGTGAATCTCAGAGTGCAGATACTGCACCTTGACACCAAGCCCTGCATAATATTCAGTAAGATCTTCAGCCATTTTCTTGGTTAACGTTGTTACCAAGACTCTATGATTCTTTTCTACTCTTCTCCTGATTTCGTGAAGCAGATCATCTACCTGATCTGAGGCCGGGCGAATTTGAATGGCCGGATCTATTAGCCCTGTTGGCCTTATTATTTGTTCAGCTATGTGACCGTTTGCTTCAGCCAATTCATATGGCCCTGGTGTGGCCGACACAAATATCGCTTCATTGACCAACGCATCGAATTCCTCAAAAGTTAAGGGCCTGTTATCCAAAGCGCTGGGTAACCTGAACCCGTAATCGACCAGAGTTTGCTTTCGAGAGCGGTCACCGCGATACATGCCCCTTAGTTGCGGTATGCTCACGTGACATTCATCGATCAGGAACAGGGAATCCTTTGGAAAGTATTCCAGCAGGGTAGGTGGTGGTTGTCCGGGGGCCCTCCCGGTCAAATACCGCGAATAATTCTCTATCCCATTGCAGTATCCCATTTCTTTCAGCATTTCGACGTCGAATCTGGTCCGTTCTTCGATCCTCTGCGCCTCTATAAATTTACCAGTTGATCTGAAAAACTCCACACGGTCACGCATCTCCTCAAGGATTAGATCAACTGATTTAATTAGTCTTGATTTTTCAGTAACGTAGTGGCTAGCTGGATAAATGGCAATCCTGTCAAGCTTGCGGATTACTTTCCCCCTTAGCGGATCGATCTCCGAAATGGCTTCTACAGTGTCCCCGAAAAACTCAACTCGAATGGCTCGGTCTTCTTCATAAGCTGGAAAGACTTCTACAACGTCGCCGCGTACTCTGAAAGTCCCCCTATGAAAATCTAAGTCGTTACGCAAGTACTGGATCTCCACTAGCTTCTTGAGGATTTCGTCGCGGTCGGTCTCTTCTGTCTGTATGAGATGGACCAGCATATTTTGATATGCTTCTGGTGAACCCAGCCCATAGATACACGAGACAGAGGCGACAATGATGACATCCTTTCTCTCTAGAAGAGACCTGGTGGCTGAATGCCTCATCTTGTCGATCGTCTCATTAATGCTTGAATCCTTCTCGATGAAAGTGTCCGATTGCGGGATATACGCCTCTGGTTGATAGTAGTCGTAGTATGATACAAAATATTCTACGGCGTTATGAGGGAAAAGGTCCTTAAATTCATTAAACAACTGTGCAGCGAGTGTCTTGTTAGGGGCGAGGACGAGAGATGTTTTTCCTGATTGCGCTATCACATTGGCCATGGTGTATGTTTTGCCGGAGCCTGTCACCCCCAACAGAACCTGAGTCCTTACTCCTGAGTTTACCCCAGCTACTAACTTCTGAATCGCCTGAGGCTGATCACCTTGAGGTTGGAAATCTGAAACCAATTGAAAGTCGTTCATTTTTGAATTTCTCGGATATGTGTAGAAAGAATCAATCCAGGTTGGGTTTCAAGATCCTCAACGATGCGTGAATTTCAGATATTACCGACTCCAGGTTTTTGAAGCCTTCGGCCCTGTCTGAAATTATTAGTTGAAGAAATCGACTCTCAGTGGAGTAGTATTGGCACAGTTGGGTTAATCTGATCCCTCGTTTGTCTGTATAAGAGTATATGATAAACGCTTGGGCGCCCCCCATGCCGTGAACTGCCCCCTCTTTTATAATTTGAGGATCTTTTGTTTCTAACTTGAAATTTTGCTTAAACGCTTTTATGAAAGCAGCAGCGTCAGGCTTACCCTTTTTCAAACTCTTTTCTATTGACACGTTGATTCTGAATGATGCTTTCGGATGATAGATGTTCACTTCATTAGCGCTGATCTCGCGAACTTTCATCGTGATCGGGAATTTTAAAGAAAATCGCCCCAATGGATCTTTATAGATTCTAAACGCATTCGATTCCTTTGCCGTCACATGACCTTGAAACAATAGACTCAGGACAATTACCAGCGTAGGAATGGCTGCAAGGAGCCCGGTTATTTCTAGAATCAGTTTTTTCGTTTTACTAATATTCATAAGAAACTGCACGATAGCAGGCTTTCAAAAGTTATAAGCCCAGTTTATTCTTTCTTCGAGCCGCGCCCAATATTTTTCATACACTTATCCAGAGAACCTACAGCGATGACAACAATTTGCTGAAAAGCTTTGGACACTTTACTGTTGAACCACTGCCCTGTTTCCGATTCCTCGAATTCCAGGAAGGAATCCAGATCCGAACTACTTAGCGATCGATAAGTGTAAGCAAAACACACTAGCGCTGTTTGCGCTAATGAATCCGGTTCGTTGGCCCTTGATGGCTGGATGGATTTTTTCTTTGTCTCATTTTCCAGGTTACTTCCGTATGGATCATACAGATTTGCAGACCCCAACGACTTAATAATCAACCCTCTAAACAAAATGTTGTTTTCAGAAACCCTCTGGACGCTGATCAGCCGCTCAATAATCTGACGCCTTTCGTCGTCAAGACTGGAAGCCGTTCTTCTGCCTTCGCGGATAGCCTTGATAATGTTTGAGGATAAAGCTTCTGTTTGAGCCCGTCCCACTTTTCTACCCGTGTTAGATTCATAAAATTTGATAACTTGATCAAGTTTCTCTGTATCCAATTCTTCTTCAAACGAGTTTTCCACAACTTCCAGCAGAGCCTTGGGATTGATCTCATCCTTGAGCTTCTCATTGAAATCAAAACGTGTGCGGTTATCCGGAAAAATATCTGCAGGGATGGTTGCTAGAACGGCTGAAGAAAAATTTTGTATCTGCCCCCGAAGACCCGAAACCCGTATCACTTTCGTCACTAGACGCTCTTGAGCTATTGAAGAAAAAGTCTCTGAGACAAAAGTCAACACAACCAAGGGAATAACAAAGGTGAGTTTTCTAACTCTCGAACTCGTGAGGCTAAAAAAATACTGTGCAACCACAAACAAGATATCGCCAACTCCTCGCGTCAACATAACCTAAAGTTTGTGAAACTCGGAAGGAATCTCCAGCAACTGTCCATCATCACCCACCGCTACAAGGGTTACCGTCGCAGTGACCAGATAATCTCTGGGCTGTCCCTTTCTGATTATGATCTGTTTGACTACCAGTCTAAAGGTAGTAGTTTTCTCTATCCATGTTCTAATCGCAAGGACGTCTCCTAGCCTGGCAGGCGCATGGTACGCAATTTCGATCTTATGAACCATGAATAGGTAACCACGGTTGTGATAATCTACGATACCAACTCCAAGTCGGTCGAATACGTATTCTGAACGGGCGCGTTCCAGAAACTTCAAGTAATTCGCATGGTATACTACACTCATACAATCAGTGTCTTCATAATAGACAGAGCACTCAAAAACACGTTCTCTAGGATTGTGGGTTGGGATTAGGCTCTGATTATCCAACTTGACTCCTCATTACAGTTTAACGAAAATGCTATTTATATGAAATCCGAGTGGCGCTTCTCCATTTCTAGCACAAATCTTTTGATGAATACAGGCCGGCGCTTCATGACCTCAACATCAATCAGAACGCAACCGGACGACATCATGTGAAGAGAAAGCCCCCTGGATCCTGGTCAATTCCACTAGTGGCTCGTCCAACATGCCTATTGATTTGTGAAATGTCCTGAGAAAACTCCACCATCGAATTAAAGGCCAAACATTTTCGTGGATTTTGCTCAATTG
This window encodes:
- the scpB gene encoding SMC-Scp complex subunit ScpB yields the protein MDERRLKSVIEGLIFSSSDRIGIEAIRKVVSEASKDEIQTALDELENEYLERRGGFCLTRVDNGYQFRTLPEIAPWIQALKDLKPWRLSRAALETLAIVAYNQPVTKHKIEQTRGVESSSSIKNLIERELIAVIGRDDMPGRPLLYATTRIFLQVFGLNDLSCLPQLPDIEESEELFG
- a CDS encoding YbgC/FadM family acyl-CoA thioesterase, yielding MDNQSLIPTHNPRERVFECSVYYEDTDCMSVVYHANYLKFLERARSEYVFDRLGVGIVDYHNRGYLFMVHKIEIAYHAPARLGDVLAIRTWIEKTTTFRLVVKQIIIRKGQPRDYLVTATVTLVAVGDDGQLLEIPSEFHKL
- the uvrB gene encoding excinuclease ABC subunit UvrB, encoding MNDFQLVSDFQPQGDQPQAIQKLVAGVNSGVRTQVLLGVTGSGKTYTMANVIAQSGKTSLVLAPNKTLAAQLFNEFKDLFPHNAVEYFVSYYDYYQPEAYIPQSDTFIEKDSSINETIDKMRHSATRSLLERKDVIIVASVSCIYGLGSPEAYQNMLVHLIQTEETDRDEILKKLVEIQYLRNDLDFHRGTFRVRGDVVEVFPAYEEDRAIRVEFFGDTVEAISEIDPLRGKVIRKLDRIAIYPASHYVTEKSRLIKSVDLILEEMRDRVEFFRSTGKFIEAQRIEERTRFDVEMLKEMGYCNGIENYSRYLTGRAPGQPPPTLLEYFPKDSLFLIDECHVSIPQLRGMYRGDRSRKQTLVDYGFRLPSALDNRPLTFEEFDALVNEAIFVSATPGPYELAEANGHIAEQIIRPTGLIDPAIQIRPASDQVDDLLHEIRRRVEKNHRVLVTTLTKKMAEDLTEYYAGLGVKVQYLHSEIHTIERMEIIRDLRLGKFDVLIGINLLREGLDIPEVSLVGILDADKEGFLRSERSLIQTAGRAARNIDGLVILYADTITNSIQRTIDETSRRRKLQMEFNAEHNITPESIRKNINDILSSLSEQDYVTVDSSEKQRSEIRVSEIPSTIKRLTKEMFAAAKNLEFEKAAEIRDQIRDLERTAIKFGAA
- a CDS encoding glycosyltransferase, with the protein product MRFVEDNPKGIRSAEIVVGIPSLNEADLISFPTQQADRGLTKYYPEKSAVIVNVDNHSPDNTHRSFMSTATETPKIYISTEEGVTGKGNNLRNLFQKALELQARAVLVIDADLQSIAPMWIRNLAEPLFDEYDFVAPLYIRHKYDVTVTNSIAYPLTRALYGRRVRQPIGGDVAFSGRVARSFVDCDIWNEAIAHFGIDVWMTTNAVKKHGSIIQSFMGRPKVHKLRDIDSQVGMLFEDVVGTMFELMVNFDSFWKDVRWSRPTAVFGFGLGDMEVPPPVNVDTHQLWDKFVTGARQKWELYSAVLEVEDLNKLEEVMDIPAMGFEFPSGLWAKLIYDFAIAYRQASIDRGELIRSMIPLHYGKTLSFVIETEAMNNQQVEEFIEDQCLQFEKTKPYLLERWG
- a CDS encoding ABC transporter ATP-binding protein yields the protein MTLILMQNVTKIYQTGAVSLVALDDINLSIDSGEFLSIMGPSGSGKSTLMNILGCLDVPTGGGYFLDGENVSSLDRNQQADLRNRKIGFVFQGFNLLPRVSAMRNVELPLIYSGSGSSLRTQCALQALRLVGLGDRAEHLPTQLSGGQQQRVAIARALVNDPEIILADEPTGNLDSKTSAEIISVFRQLNQEHKITFIMVTHDPEVAELTDRVIHIRDGRIAGDLTRT
- a CDS encoding FAD/NAD(P)-binding oxidoreductase yields the protein MSVQRFVIIGNGPAANSAADSLRAKSPECKITLLSKDPFRSYLPHLLPDFIAGEIKENDLYFRPYSYYKDRDIVLRLGQRAVNVDFSKRNVVLEYKELIPFDGLIVATGGKPRIPERFQLFEDLMLTLKTPQEAKKWIQILESAESVLIFGGDLTSLSFTNALLKLGKRVRFILNEDAFWPAPLDEALYNQLTDCLEKRGVEIVHCGKIRRLTRLREDLLEVETDKKALQTGVIGAFFGLVPDVGFLVKTGLDIDRGVLVDEYLKTRFADVFAAGDCAQVYHPVLKDYWVSIGYENAASLGGTAALNLLGSRMEVAVELASLLDVGGIKVNTSWWTEF
- a CDS encoding FAD-dependent oxidoreductase, translated to MENGFATPEVSPILSNGARGSNALYSTDPADFRYMSVNVPCQSACPALTNIPAYIRALYESKYELSYEINRMVNLFPGVLGRICSRPCELKCRHGESELGQPVNICHIKRAASDLRAAGHAYLTPRFAPIGKRVCIVGSGPAGMAAAHDLAIMGFDVLVYEACEEPGGMLRYGIPDFRLPPDILNDEIRNILRLGVSLKTSVRVGTDIKFESLLNDFDAVLVATGCYGPIKLEVPGEELYGVYPGLEFVMDIASGRKTTVGEKVIVIGAGFTAFDCSRLALRSGAKDVSICIRGFEEDLRVTSDEILEAKREGIKIRSLVVSKRVVGSEKVQGIEFLRTRPSERAPGERRKVEPIPGSEFILEADSIIVAIGQASETFNGPGAKTDKGVLLANSKTFQSSLPNLYVTGDYLTGPTTVIESIANGRRASEKIAEDLTGKKFKEWAVRIQDAQITDRERVWDFIPRTEIPTLLPVKDRLQDDGTVEVETGYSAKQAYEESKRCYLCYLHYEIDVSKCIYCRYCIDNAPRDCIKLAKQITTDEVGAVKNIVETTKWSEVNAIVIDNSRCIRCGECVRVCPVDCISVSRVELLERPLV
- a CDS encoding DUF2059 domain-containing protein; this translates as MVAQYFFSLTSSRVRKLTFVIPLVVLTFVSETFSSIAQERLVTKVIRVSGLRGQIQNFSSAVLATIPADIFPDNRTRFDFNEKLKDEINPKALLEVVENSFEEELDTEKLDQVIKFYESNTGRKVGRAQTEALSSNIIKAIREGRRTASSLDDERRQIIERLISVQRVSENNILFRGLIIKSLGSANLYDPYGSNLENETKKKSIQPSRANEPDSLAQTALVCFAYTYRSLSSSDLDSFLEFEESETGQWFNSKVSKAFQQIVVIAVGSLDKCMKNIGRGSKKE
- a CDS encoding response regulator, whose protein sequence is MPKILIVDDEEGIRMLYSMELQDEGYDVITLPDGNGLLEVIEKEDPDCVIMDIKMKEFSGLDLLQQVRKRHYNLPVILNSAYSSFKVDLKSVAADYYVVKSSDLTELKEKLRLALESRIP